From the genome of Glycine soja cultivar W05 chromosome 14, ASM419377v2, whole genome shotgun sequence:
aaggaccaaagaaaagtcgcatgtcatcaagcaaaggtccccggacgaaattagggtatgacatatatatattaataaaagagtACCAAAGGTACTATAATTACAACGTGTTATAAAAATCCTAGTGGATCCACATGTGATGCTACTTTCGGACTGATGTGATCCACCCTACAAAAAAGAATACATCAACAATACCCCTTGGCGTTGAATGATTAGCATGAAttacttcatttaaaaaattccaaGAGATACCTAGTGCTTGTATGAAATTATCCAAATATTCCAAACCAAATATTGCTAGTAAAACTAGTCTCAttattacaaagataaaaatcacAACTAGAGTAAGCATGGGCACAAAGATGCCACCCCCACCAACACCTTCCACAGTCCTAAATGTTGATTCCTAGGAATCCTAGGAATCCAATCATATATTTTTGGTAAGTGTTACACTCTTAGGTAGCATTTGGTAAACATATTAGAACAGAAGTTACAAAATGGAACATAACCAATGGGTTCTATTCTAGCTTTGGTGAATTATACAAATAGAACAAAACACAATATTGTGTTGAGAAATGATATATTTCATTTATCCACACACATCAAACACTATCTAAGCATTAATTCCTAATTTTTGTTTATCCACACACATCAAACACATCAATCCTGGTTTGATTCTATTTCGTTTATCCACACACATCATTCCTTCATGAATCATTGTTTCTCATATTCATAAAGCTCAGCAAGTTTCTCTCCAAGAatttgagatgttgttgacCATTGTTTATGCTTAGTTTGTTTATTCACACACATTTGAGATGTTATTGACCACAAAACAACACCTTCCTGAATCAAGGTCAATACCACTAAGCATTTGAGATGCTGCTGACCATTGTTTATGCTTAGTTTGTTTATCCACACAcatttgagatgttgttgacCACAAAACAACACCTTCCTGAATCAAGGTCAATACCACTAAGcatttgagatgttgttgaccattgtttgtcagattcataaagctcAGCAAGTTTCTCTCTAATAAGTAAAACATATGATAAAACAACAAGTGGCCATTAGAGTAATTGAATTGAGTTAACGAAATGCTtgaaatttgagaaaatgaaatgagtgATGGATTTTGCGATactcatttgcagatcatggttaaGACTAGAGGATTAGGCCGTGCCTTAGGTCAGGTCACTAGTAGAGGTGTGGGCAGAGGAGATCATGATGATTCCGATGATGCTCCGCAGCGTCGACGACCTATTGCATCCCCACGGAGGCAACGAGTCGCTGTGACTGCGGATCACGTTGATGAGCCAGTCATCCCTGTGCCAGATGTTCAGGATGACCCGATGGAGGCACCAGCTGTTGTAGAGGACATTCCTACGGACATTCCTCCGGACACAGGCGCAGAGGCTACTGAGGATGAGCATCAGGGATTTTCAGGTGGTCCGGGCGACCCATCCGTGTTGACCCTGTATGCAGATCACGTTGCTTGCAGCGTATGGACGGGAGAGGTATTTATAcgatttatttttagttacttgtaaattctactttataattgaaattagttttcctttaaataatgattttaacaaattttgtgttcctttatacttcaattcaggagcgtCCTGAATTGAAGCTATCCTCTCATGGGAGGAAGGTCTGTCCCTGCTATTGAGGGACTTATTGCTGGTACAGGACTAAGTTCTCTGATCGCGTGTTCGGTAGACACCGGTGATCGGGGACTTTTGTCCGTGTTTGTGGAGCGGTGGCACCGGGAGACGTCTAATTTCCATCTCCCGGTGGGAGAGCTCACCATCATGCTAGATGACGTCTCCTCGCTTCTCCATCTGCCCGTGATTGGAGATTTACACGCCTTTCAGCCCTTGCACGTGGACGATGCGGTTCAGATGCTGGTCGACTTGTTGATGGTCTCTACAGAGTCTACCAGGGCTGAGACAGCCCAGTGTCATGGACCATACGTACGGCTGCAATGGGTACGTGATATATATGAGCGCCGATGCCAGACAGGTCATTGGACAACTGCGGCTCACGCATATCTTCTCCATCTTCTGGGTTGCACtctgtttgctaacaagagtgcaaccaatGTGCATGTTGTCTACTTGGAGGCCCTTCGTGACCTCAGTATGATAGAGAGGTACGCCTGGGGAGTGGCTGCTCTGGTTCATATGTACGACCAGCTGAACAATGCATCTATGAGCCACAGTCGACAGCTTGGCGGTTACATCACACTGTTGCAggtaacaaatatgtttttcattcattcaggctaaacaatgttcaactttaaattttgttacactttcattattaatgtttataattttaatgttacaTTTGTAGTGCTGGATTTACAAGCACTTTCCCTCGGTCGCGGAGTCCACCGCTGATCAGGACTACGACGAGGCTTCCCCGCGTGCGTGCAGGTGGATTGCGACGAAGAAGACCATGAAGAGAATTTGCACGTCGTCGTTCAGGGAGCGCCTGGACCAACTCCAGATTCCAGATGTCTATTGGATCCCTTATGGGGAGCATCGGGAGGTCCGGGACTTCCACGTCAGATCATGCTATTCCAGTCTCTTGCGCTAGGGGCCTATTGCTATTTATTACCGACCGGAGAGGGTCGTGCGGCAGTTTGGCTACACGCAGACCATTCCTGCTCCTCCTGTCGATTCATGGGTCTCGTATGACGATATACATGACAGGTGGATGCACTACGAGGATCATATCGAACCAGCAGGTGAGGTGTCCGTTGTGCCAGGGGCGTGTTCCAGTGACTACATGGACTGGTTCTTCCGCATCTCCCATCCTTTCATGACACCAGGCCACGCATTAGATCCTCTGCCTCATGGTCACGCCCCGCAACTCCGAGTTGTCCCTCAAGCCCCGCAAACGGATATCCCTCACGTGCCAGAGTCAGGAGCATCGTCCACATCTGCGGAGAAGcctagacatgcagtggtaagtaatactaataatttacgtcatttacctcaatatttgcataataatttgtgtaatcagtttgttttgtatgtaaCAGGAAGTTTGTGATGACATTGCTGAGAGGTTGGAGCGTCATCTGAGTCTAGGGGTGGCCACGCCTGACTCATCGACACATGAGGTGATCGAAGAATGCCTCAGATTGGCCAGGAGTGTAGCACAGGACCATCTAGTATACGTTAGGTGTAGACGCAGGCGGCGCACTGATCAAGCGTAGTTtatgtacatattttatattgatattccatgtatatacagatattgtacatgaactcatttcatgagtattgttggttttatttattttcattgtgtcataccctaatttcgtctggggacctttgcttgatgacatgaaacttttgtttggtccttgtgaggtccttggcacccatcattaggcaatttgtgaaattccgggacatgccggaaaacaaaagaaaatattgatgcacaatccgtaaggttccgtgacacaccggaaatcaaatggaagcatcgttgcacaattagtgaggttccgtaacattccgtaagtcaaaaaaggggatgattatgtaatccgcaaggttccgtaacattacggaaagaaaacaagtatcgttacgaaattcgtaagtttccgtaactttacgaaaaaagaatcaccaaaaaaaaggcagggggtgtacttagtaaaaatgggggtgcaaatagcaacaaggcccacttgggccctccagaagattcctccagaaggttgttgcttctggtggaagcaaccctgctcgcccaagcgagctgggtggcaagcttctcccccaattttctataaatagggggagaagtgaagtagaaaagggttcagccccttaggcacttctctctctttcgaatttgcttaggaaaattgtttccgtgaagaaaatccaagccgaggcgcttccataatgtttccgtaacgtttccgtgagtgatttcgcgaaggttttcgaccgttcttcgacgttcttcattcgttcttcagtcttcaacgggtaagtacctcaaaccaagcttttcaattcattctatgtacccgtggtggtccacatttggtttcatgtatttttattctcgtttcattcactttttatacccccttttgacgtgcttaagccattttatttaagtcatttctcgcttaatctaaaaataaaataaatttccaccgatcgtttgaattgtattatccgttaactttgtttaaaatgaattccgaccgttcggtcgtgccgtaaccacgttggaaatcaaaaaaagaggtaaaataataatataataatcaatttcttattaagtaaaatgggtcatttttaaggtccaacaccttaaaatgatcacctttcaagtaaaaagaatcacttgattcacgcataagaaagaactacgtaggtctgatttcctcatcgcaattgaggaatacgtaggagcaaagggaaacacccttgtcgaccacaaaaagagaaaaatatgaaaagggtataaaggatataaagatataataagggaacgtaaaaatcaaagtcatgtttgcacattcgattaaaggctgccgtcccttgggacggacgtgtggggtgctaataccttccccgcgcgtaaatacaactcccgagcctttcacttaaaagttcgtagatcgcgtcttttccagtttttccgacgttttcctcaaataaacgttggtggcgacttcgcgcgtattcctttcgtggaacacgcatcccgcgagtcacgcgtcgccctcccgccgaagggtaggttgcgacaagttgcgactccactggggactgttttttgagagttaggtcatttaatcttgtgcaaatgttttatcatgactttctccttttgttggtttccctttattttttatgttattgtgtatataaactctttgttgcttttagtgcgttttaaaatgtatgcatgaggtaaatacttattcatttgatgcacacaaacaccaacactatttgcacacactgtgagttgaaaaaaaagggccctatacccgggttcatgggaacataaggagcggaggtgaatctgtgatcatgctaggtctccgacttgcttgattacagtgaaccctcatctagagcttttctctttgaaaacttattgttgctagtagtccctactgctgcaatatgttcttcaaaggggatgatacctctagagaccatcaagagagatatgaccaccttgggggttatcactaaaagcctagttagctctctcccttataggtcccttaaataggggcacggagcaaacacgctccgtgacatctttcacactgccatgcataagtatcatatacccttttgcttatattttgtgaatattgtcatactatgttgcgcctttcgcatgtgcatcaCACGCGGGTTCCGTcatgatcccctctgtaaaaaaaccaacggagggtccgtgtcaccttcttaaaaacatacgttggggcactatgctacccctagacgttgtatctaagaaggagacaattccgcaggcccccgcattcctaaattgcatctgtgtcatatgtattccttcatgcattcatccattccacccatgagatatcggagttttgatttgcaccagctttttgtctcactttagtaagcatggggacaaatccaaccggcaagaggttttaccgagtcaaggttaaaggcctagataccaccagcatcaaggaattaggacggttaatggaacctctccaaatgcaagccttccgcaagacttacggaaagatcttagagtagaccagcagaggtatccatagaagccattgcatcactcacccaatactacgaccagcctttgagatgcttcacattcggagacttccaattggtaccaaccattgaagaatttgaggagattctaggatgtcctcttgggggaagaaaaccatatcttttctccgggtgtctcccctctttgagcagaattgcaactgtggtcaaggattcagcaagaggtttggaccacgtaaaacagactcgaaacggcatagcgggcctaccacggaagtacctagaagacaaggcgaggggtatggccagtcaaggagattgggtcccgtttatggatgtgttagcattgctaatttttggggtcgtcctctttccaaacgtagatggtttggtggacctagcagcaattgacgctttccttgcataccaccatagcaaggaaagtctggtggtagctgtcttggcagatatatttgacacatttgaccgaaggtgcgaaaagagtagcgcacaaatcatctgttgcttgcccgctctgtgtttggttggtttcacacctgttccagcaagacacgaggcatccatgtccgctccaaagccatcgctcgtgtactgaaaagagaagaatagattgggaccagcttttggctgggataggaggtagaacaatcaattggttcccccgatggaaggaaggaaaggagggagtccttttctcatgtggagggtacccaaacattccgctgataggaacgaggggttgtattaactacaatcccgcgctcgctataagacaactagggtaccccatgaggggagcaccgatggaagaaagcatgtctcctttccttgtgagggatttcggcgcgcaaaatttcaaggctatacaaagaatccataaggcatgggaaaccccgttaaggaaagatcaagaacttaggggcattcgtaatggcatcattggtggttaccatgaatggctgaaagttcatatacgaggtttagattggctcgccaagttaaaactcgtcagcgaagagagttttgaagcaccggaagaggacgaagaagtccaagctctcaaaagcgagttaggaaaggcgaaacttgccaaggagaagttcaagttggccgctacacacatccggaaggagtgtgccggattacgggaagagaatgcgactaccgcaagagcccttgaacaagaggccaagagggctcgcaaggaagagtatggccgtaacaaatttcacggagctctgtggggtagcaacaatgaactcaagctgcgaagggaagagagggaccagtcgcgagcacatagcatggtcttgaaagagaagttagttgcctgttcaaggtccaaaaggagcttgtctcagcgtttatgcgagacggagaccaacatgctagctatcatcgccaagtaccaagaagagttaggtctagccacggcccacgagcatagggtcgcggacgagtatgcccaagtatacgcggaaaaagaggctagaggaagggtgatcgactctttacaccaagaggcaaccatgtggatggatcagtttgctcttaccttgaacgggagtcaagtacttccccgattgttagccaaggccaaggcaatggcggacacctactccgcccccgaagaaattcatgggcttctcggctattgtcagcatatgatagacttaatggcccacataattagaaatcgctagaaaacttgtatggtctctcagaccttgactagatacgactttctgaaataaaatgagttggtcccatgtttctactccaaaaagcttgtgcgaatcaaatcactcctgcattttatctctagcatgcattctttctttctttacccactcctcacatttggttttttatggaaaaaaaccataactaaacgcgccataaggcatccctatcgcaccagatccaaatctagaacgatgggtgatcaagaggagacacaggaacagatgaaagccgacatgtcagctctgaaagaacagatggcttccatgatggaggccatgttaggaatgaggcagctcatggagaaaaacgtggccaccgctgccgctgtcagttcggctgccgaagcagacccaattCTCTTGGCAATCACgcgccatcctccctcaaacatagtaggacggggaaggaacACGCTGGGGCACGACGGCAACCctcatctgggatacaaccgagcggcttacccttatggattgccgcccaactactcaccacccgtcctgcaagacgatgcgggccatattgcttctcccgtccttgaaagagagcctcctcaacagcctgacgaggtccacgaagaccctcatgaaattctgataccaatgccagatgtcgtacaggatgtcacgacatcacgcttcagaacatgcaggttatatttgactgtatgaacagattaaacaagtaaataacacaagagaattgttaacccatttcggtgcaacctcacctacatctgggggctaccaagccagggaggaaatccactaaaatagtgttagttcaaggtctaacagccactgtttacaaccttctcacctaaccactacccgtgcaatctctacctaagagccactcttagatatgagaaccccgctcactccctctcactcacactcccgtgtttacagtcaaatcaaaaacacaccagagattgctctctgaacaaaagagatcaactctacacactagagatcaactctacacacaagagatcaactctacacactcaggtccaacacttgatgttagggtaccatcaaggtggctcacaaaacactcaagtcccaaaactcacaaaataactcttcaatcccggacttggtacagaactcgtgcagccttcatgtttttATAGCCGTGtgtgtatctgggctgcaactacttgtgctggatgagatctatcattcttctgaaaaaatctgcacttaaagatctaaaagatgcagtttgatcttttagtttttatctttaatctttaatctttaatccctgaacgaactcttctagtttgtaattcgaactttaattatcttttaattcgttcctaaagatagatcatcttatctcctgctaactgcacaataatctgttaaagatataacagatttatgtgtccagtattttcgggcaggatgtcaggacatcgtatccgacatcgtggatcctgcagcttcacttcttcaCTTGagttttatcttgccttgtgcattgtacagcaactccagtattttcgggcaggatgtcctggacattgtatccgacatcgtggatcctgcagcttccattcttcatttgacattttatcttgccttgtgcattgtgcagcccgatctgattccttgacataacgttggacatcatgtgcagcaactccagctttccttcattgtctaagtgcttatgttttaacaaaatcttagccaaccttttaaagctcagtgaagctaagcactaacaatctccccctttggcaaattttgtctaaaacatacttagacacttcctgagcaggtacgagcagttatgcaagtgggatcagcaactttcattatcagagtaatcaagcacagcggaattgGTAAGTTGCAaatcgtttccaggatgtcaagacatctcacgtgacatcagctttctgcttctgctccccctgtcttcatgcttactgcagcatcttctatcagctactagtcttttccaggatgtcaagacatctcatgtgacatccgctttctgctccccctgtcttcatgctcttactgcagcatcttctatcagctaccatcttctatcagctactagtagcttacatcaatcatcatcagcagcagcagtctccccctcaaagtcatatacatacaactccccctcaaaatcatgaatcatgcatacatcgtatcctactgccatacatcgtatcaatcatgcataatacgactattgcatacatagtatcctactgctcaaaatcatgcataatagcaagcataatactattactccccctttttagacagaatttgacaaaagtagaatgcatgaacttaaggtgcaaatattacagacccatAGTAaaccattgttcaaagggacatgcccctatagctagtaaaaagcaaaaaaaatataaaggtctgatgatcatggggtggcttcagaatcatcatctgaatctgtatctgtatcctctgctgcatcttcctctgcctcagcggcttcttcttcttcctcacctgcttcttcttcttcctcagccgcttctccatcatcaatgccactttctgagagccttttgatcagccgttccagctccatcttcttctctgtggtggctttgatggttgcttccagcaccttgcatgtgtccttgagttcagcaatcagagcatccttggacacagcacctgaggcagcagctttccctgatgtcgagacaatgtctgggacatgtgtcccctcaaacaatttgtaatgcagggatagaggagattctctcttcatcacagagtcagtgtagtttaaaatattgggatgttgactcaacataatgccacacaatacagttgggaaggcaatgggtaatttgacagcaaatgattctgaatgcttaacagtttgatcaaaaatatagtttccaaaattaaatttggacttggttccaacagcatacagaaatttacccaaacctgtggcaacagtggatgTATGAttagtgggtacccagtttgcagctccaatcctgtgcaggattgcatatttcacactcagcttccctgcagacagcttccctttctttggccaatgctggacttgtttggcagtgatttcctttgcaatttgatgctcagagacagcaatatccaccactccatctgttggtctgtccaggtatttgttgatcacagcaggggagaatctaacacattttcctctgacaaacactctttgatactcatcactctttctgttagttatgtcagagggaatgttgacaatgaattccctgactagactctcatagcaatctcccaacttggtgacagtcttcagcagtccagcagccgtgatgaggtccatgatctccttgcacgccaaggcatctcttcccagttctctttcaacagcaagtctgcgttgatatacaaatttccacctttcaacattgccaatggagtggaatgagatgttgtccaatggtgcatcagggacattttcaggcacctttttccctgatttcttggccctctttgatgtcgagacatctagttcgacatcatcatcagaatcagatgaggaaatttctttcctcttcttggaagggattgcaactttgctccttctggatgtggtaggagtgattggagtactcttcttctgtgccatagtcttgattcgtcctgacctcttaatgggggttttccCTTTTCGGCTTTGTAATCGTTCTGCAAcgccaggtgccaacctgttggcaatgggttcctcatcagattctacttcttccaggtcaatgaggtcacctggagtaggttctggtgcccttggtgcaggggtctcctttgtggcttgatcctcttcctctgttgattcctctttgctgggtgaagagaggacttcagtatttggggtggaagatgttggaacatctttctcagcat
Proteins encoded in this window:
- the LOC114383944 gene encoding protein MAINTENANCE OF MERISTEMS-like: MSDGFCDTHLQIMVKTRGLGRALGQVTSRGVGRGDHDDSDDAPQRRRPIASPRRQRVAVTADHVDEPVIPVPDVQDDPMEAPAVVEDIPTDIPPDTGAEATEDEHQGFSGGPGDPSVLTLYPLMGGRSVPAIEGLIAGTGLSSLIACSVDTGDRGLLSVFVERWHRETSNFHLPVGELTIMLDDVSSLLHLPVIGDLHAFQPLHVDDAVQMLVDLLMVSTESTRAETAQCHGPYVRLQWVRDIYERRCQTGHWTTAAHAYLLHLLGCTLFANKSATNVHVVYLEALRDLSMIERYAWGVAALVHMYDQLNNASMSHSRQLGGYITLLQCWIYKHFPSVAESTADQDYDEASPRACRWIATKKTMKRICTSSFRERLDQLQIPDGPIAIYYRPERVVRQFGYTQTIPAPPVDSWVSYDDIHDRWMHYEDHIEPAGEVSVVPGACSSDYMDWFFRISHPFMTPGHALDPLPHGHAPQLRVVPQAPQTDIPHVPESGASSTSAEKPRHAVEVCDDIAERLERHLSLGVATPDSSTHEVIEECLRLARSVAQDHLVYVRCRRRRRTDQA